Within the Osmerus mordax isolate fOsmMor3 chromosome 6, fOsmMor3.pri, whole genome shotgun sequence genome, the region GAGTGACACACGCAGGTGACAgaggtatgtatgtatgtatgtatatagccTATGTATATGGCCTATATGCCTACATAGGCAATGGGGTTCATGACAGAGTGACTTCAGCGATAGTTAACACTCAATTCCATAAGAAAATGCTGATTCAACCCATGCTGTAACGCAGTACGGGTTGAAGAGATCATATCACCAGCGGAAATACTTTTACACACAAATCGGTGGTCAGAGTCGAAGTTACTTTTACTGAACATAAGATTCACATGGTTATCATTATACACATTCTCACTTGAACGAAAAATTGCAATCAATTTAGTTATGAGAGCTCAATGCAACATGGAACATATTCAAAcgtcaaacttttttttttattgttgtacCATAACAACCAGCTTTCAACGCATATTCTTCCTTGCTGATCTCAGATCTTTCCATCTCCACACCTCTTCTACCCAGTCAGCTGTGCAGTGCATAACATCCAGGCCTGTTTGTCATTTGCACAGGTCTGGAACAGCAGAGAAGCCTGGAGAGATGCTGCTGGTCTCAGAAGGACTGTTCCTAGTTCAGTTCACTAAGTATACGTTGGGTAAACAGCCATCTCagtacacagagagcagagctgaGCGTAGCTGGGTAAACAGCCATCTCagtacacagagagcagagctgaGCGTAGCTGGGTAAACAGCCATCTCagtacacagagagcagagctgaGCGTAGCTGGGTAAACAGCCATCTCagtacacagagagcagagctgaGCGTAGCTGGGTAAACAGCCATCTCAGTACAGCTGTCAGTGCACTCTTCCTTCTCTAACCTCCAGATGACAGATGGGCAGCAGAGGTGAGGAGATGGTAAATCAAGGCTGAGCGCCCGCAGTGTCTTTCCGCAACGTCCATCAGTCCTCCGTCTTCAGTCCGAGAGGTGGAGCACTAACCTCAGCCTCCACACCGCCGGACAAACACACCATGCCCACTGGGAGAAAAACAGGCCAAGCAGACCAGCAGAGTAACAAGTTGAAGGagaacacccctctctcttctctcagtcCAGGATCTCTTTGATGCACCAGCAGCAGAGGAGGAAATACAGGCACTCCTTGAAGGATTGGATGAAGCCGTAGGCGATGTTCCCTCCCAGGAAGTTCTTGCCTCGGCCGAGGCCCATGGCCATGTCACGAAGGTTCTGCCCAAACGAGGAGGGCATGGCCTGGGGGAGAGGGCGCTGGGGGTGCATGGTTCCGCTGGAGGAAagctgggagatggagggatgaggagaaggtAGGGGCAGGtgtacaggaggaagaggagaagcaggTATACTTGTTAGGAGAGGAAGTTCCAGATGAGATGGCTGGTGGAGAGGTGAAGGTCGGGGCTGGACTGGGTCTGTGCTCAGAGGAGGGCTCGTCCATTTATAACCTCCTATACAGgcaccaacaccatcaccagggGCTTCTCTCCACACTGCTGTTTCTCCAAccttctgccccccccacccctgttcctctctcaggTGCTCAGAACCCCCAAGTTCCACCAGGTCATCAATCCTTCCACACAGATCTCCGGCCCTGCCGCTTGTTCCACTGCGGTCCCTTACTGGCTTTAACCCTCCAGCAGAACACACTAGTCCAGGCCTCCGTGTGTCTGTCTCAGGGGGTGAAAACATCCCCCCTCCCACTAGCATCCCTCCGCTATTGAAGCAGGAATGATCCAGTCCCGCTATTGGACACAGATGACGTTCAGCAGCAACACGGACTCTCCTCCCTACAGCGCTGACATCACACGTGACTTACAGCTGGAGTTCTCTTTGTCCTGGTCCCTCTATTGTTGCTGTCTTCTGGTAAATCTGTTTGATGTGCTGCAGTGACCCTAACACAATCACGTGAACCTGTCTGCACTGGGCTGTGAGAGAAGTATGTTCTGTTTGGTATTAAAGAAGGTCAACTGAACCAATAAAACACAGGAGACCATAGTCAGATACAGAAACTGTATTTAAAACCAAACTCACCAACGTATTTATATAATGCAATCTTATATTTTCAGATACAGGTGTAAACAGACATATTTTCCTCATAAGAACAGAGTAGTCAAATAGAAACATAAAAAGTAAAAAGCAATATTTGTGCTAATTTAAAACAACCTTTGGCTTcaaaaacacaaattaaaaagtacaacagcatcaacaacaacaatatagAACATTTTAGAAAGGATTTCCATGCAACAAAGGCAACTGTGATGAACAATGATAATGCTAGAATGCTTTACTAATGATGTTGAGTCCAGCTGGGTcctttcattcacacacacacatacagatcacCTGAACTGAGTGTCTAATCAACCCAACTGTCCTTATAATGAGTGTGGACATGGGTGTgtgacatgggtgtgtgtgtacacagattATGGCATGAGGGTGTACCCATGTGTGTGAGATAAACCTGGTTGAGATTAAGGTTTAGGTTAACATATCCCTTGTTTTGACAGTTTGGTTTGAATTCTAAGCACACTGACGAGACCTGTTGGCTTTAGTTCCTACAATAATGTTTTCTGGCTTTCACCATAGTGTCTGAAAAACAACTTTGACCTGAATTCCAGAAAACAAGAACCAAAATGAACCAATTGGGTTGGATGTTATTTACAGGTGGTGAGGATGACATCGAGCAACAAGGTAAGAATGTGCATCCGAGGAGCAGATTGCCATCACTGGACCGAGGTGAGAAGGTCCTTTTTGCAGAGTCTTTGTTGAACTGAGAAGGTGTGTAAAGGTCCTGTTTGTCCACTGCATTTTTCTATATAAGTACATAAGGTGACTGCATCCAAGAAACAAGGCACAGTTAAAAGATTTAGAGAAAACAAACATCAAACAGTAGAGGAAGCaggtgtgaaggagagagaccgaccctccagcaggagagagcacATCACCTGTTGATGAGAGTTCGCTCAAACGCTTCATTCACACAACCAAAGCTCCCTGTCATCAATGTGTCCACACTttccatccgtctctctctttcctgtgttTAGAAAGTGGGTAGCCTTTCCCTGGGTGATCAGAACATACTATATTACGACTATACACATCACTATGACATACTGGGCAGCGCATTCTGGAGAGAATCCACTGCTTTGACTGATAACACACTTAAAAATATTTTCAGCTGGTCTCTGAGTGGGGTGTCCATCTTTCCTAGTTgtctcctcacttcctcctaACAGTCCATGCAGGGACAAGGCCATAGATTGTCAATGCAGAACCTTCTAGATACAACAGCCACTGAAAAGCGATAGAACGTTCTATCTAGATTGGTGTGTACGCGTTGGACGTCAGCTGCGCATTAAGATGACATCATTTTTGTATCAGCTTGGAACTCTAAGATGACATtgcaccaccacccccctccaggaACCTCTCTAGTTACCCCCCACCCCTTAGTACGCAAGTGTACAGCATAGTCCTATTGTAAGCACATATTAATATAGATAAACAGATGTACAGTTGGCTTTAACATTTGTCATTTCCAAGGCTTCCTCTGGCCCTGATAATCAAGTCCACCATCTTTGGCATgatgagaggagcaggaagggggtgtaggaggggaggggtggtgtgtaggagggcagggtgggggtgtaggagggcagggtgggggtgtaggagggcagggtgggggtgtgtagATGAGGAGGGATACAGCTCTCCAGCTGAGAGCACAGTCCTGATCCTGAGTGTCCAGTGAGAGCACGGGCTCATGCTACCTGGCAGACGACAGCTCCCTCCAGCACCTGCCTCTTGGGCAACAGGAGATAATGGTTGTTGGCAAAGAACCTCCTGTTTTGCATACAGTGTCCTCCTTGACATTACCGGGTATCATTCCAGAGGTTAAAGTTCAAAAGGGGATTAGAggggagggactggaggggtAAAATTGCTCCTGATTGGATTAgatacaaaaaaacatttatgcATATTCAACAGGAGGCCTGACCTCAAGAGTCGCGATTGGCCGTTGCTATTGTCCGATGACATCAAGTCTTTAAGATGAAGATCTCTTTGTTGTTCTTGTGATTGTGATCTGGCTTTGCTTTTTGGAGTGCTTCTGGGAAAGGAGAGCAGTGCTTCAGAGAACCAGTCCTTCTCCCAGTGTGGATCTTCTCCAGATCTCTGGTGAAGCTCTGCCTCCTCTGTCCTGCTTGCATCGCTTCACAACGCAGATATTGGCATGATTTCATTAACAACAGTACTGAACTTTTTATTTTCTTAACACGTAAAAAAATGTCATTGTGTTCCGTCTCCTCCCTGgttcagagacagaaggagagatgagggattgaggaaggagagatgagggattgaggaaggagagatgagggattgaggaaggagagatgagggattgaggaaggagagatgagggattgaggaaggagagatgagggattgaggaaggagagatgagggattgaggaaggagagatgagggattgaggaaggagagatgagggattgaggaaggagagatgagggattgaggaaggagagatgagggattgAGGATCACAGTGTGGCACAGGGGGAGGCTAAGCAACAGCAACAAGCAGGTGATTTGGCAAAGAGACGTGTATTTTGGCTTTCtctgcagtggtgtgtgtgtgcgcgtgcgtgcgtgtgtgtgtgtgtgtgtgtgcgtgcgtgtgtgtgcgtgtgtgttcaggcccGGTGCTCCACAGGCTGCTGCAGACAGACTTCACTCCCTGCTGACACTATGGGCAGTCTGTTGTCCATGTGGTAGCTGATCAGGTGGCTCACACTCTCAAAACGATGGTCTTTGGTAcgaacctgagagagagacagagagagagacagggagagagaccgagagagaaagagagagacagagattagtgtgtgagaaaaaatggtgagagagaaagaaagttaacacatacatgcacatacagCTGACCAGTAACAAGAGCCTCGTTTATGAGTCATGTTCATAACCTACTGACTGAACTtcatcacccccatcaccccctaacctccatcaccccctcaATGGTTACTCACCACTCCCTCAGGGTCCACCAGCAGCAGGTGTTTGGGCTGCCCCCCCTGCTGGCCGGTGAGGACGTACTGCCCCGGGGTGgtccctgactccctcaccaggAAGTCCCCGTCACGTCCCAgcagcctctctgcctgccgaCGGCTCAAGCTCCCGTGGAACCAGGCCTCGTACTGAAGCTGCTCCACCAGAGGGGGCGCTGCAGACACGCAGCCTGCCACGCAGCCCGCAGCAGGGGCCCCGGGGCCCGCCACACCCAGGGCATCGTCAAACGGCTCTGAGAGACACTTATACTTATTAGAGCAGAAACCAtgtacatcaacaacaacagagcAGCTCAACATGAGGACAGACCTGAACACAGCACCTCCATGCTCTACATGTTACAAGGTACAGCACCCCCCACACAAAATAGGCGCTGGTTAGTATCACTATGATAACCATCACCAATGGAGAACTCACTCATGTCAAAAGCGTCTCTGTGAGCGTTCCCATTGGCTGCAGCTGCTAGGGGGCGGGGTTTGTCCACGTTGACGTACGAGGGATCGTCAAAaaggtccctccctccctccttagcTCCCACTGGAGGTCAGAGACAACAGCTTTAACACAACCTCCCCACACCACTCACACTGTCAGACAACAGCTTTAACACAACCTCTCCACACCACTCACACTGTCAGACAACAGCTTTAACACAACCtctccacacccctcacactGTCAGACAACAGCTTTAACACAACCTCTCCACACCACTCACACTGTCAGACAACAGCTTTAACACaacctccccacacccctcacactgTCAGACAACAGCTTTAACACAACCTCTCCACACCACTCACACTGTCAGACAACAGCTTTAACACAACCtctccacacccctcacactGTCAGACAACAGCTTTAACACAACCTCTCCACACCACTCACACTGTCAGACAACAGCTTTAACACaacctccccacacccctcacactgTCAGACAACAGCTTTAACACAACCTCTCCACACCACTCACACTGTCAGACAACAGCTTTAACACAACCTCTCCACACCCCTCACAGACGCAGCAGCATCACGACAAACACGACTATGACATTTGCCTGCCAGTCCTGTCAGATTGTCTGATCAGTGAGATGTCGGGTGACAGACTGTTGATGATGAAGCTGCCCTCAAACACCCCTGAGTTTGTTTCCTCAACACAATgcagagtaagtgtgtgtgtgtgtgcgtgtgtgtgtgcgtgtgtgtgtgcgtgtgtgtgcgtgtgtgcgtgtgtgtgtgcgggtgtttcAGAGAGAACATTTCAAGGAGGCATCTGGCTCACTGAAGATTATGGATTTAGATGAGGGGGGGATCTCAAATACATCCAAAGACAGAGTAGAGGCAGTGTTGACTTGAAATAACCCTCacctacacacttacacagacacacacagtgtcagaaGGGGAGACTCGATTGACAGACGAGGCAACAGACTATGAATCATCATGATtcatagtctgtgtgtgtgtgtgtgtgagagtgtgtgtgtgtgtggagggaatgACTCACCTGGTAAGGGAGGCAGAGGCTGCTTGTGGATATCATTCTGACCTGGCTGTCCATAgggctgcagaaacacacacacacacagataacttGAGTGTAACTtagtgtaacacacacaaagtccctcatatatggccatgggtgatcagtcTGTatatgtctctattctcagtcgaCATCGCTATCCCCTTtgtctcatccataacgtaCCTTTTtctcaaaaccttttttccccacacacacagtgaaaggagaacagagaagccaaaaacagagtagattaaagcagagtacaattgagtacagtagagtcctcatcaatgatgcaaccttttttattttaatcaaaaaataaaacataaaaatcACATCCGGTGGAGtgatttttttttccaaaagtATATTTGAACAACTGATTAGACCAAAATCTTtcaaaaggcaaaaaaaaattccgacaaacattattatttttacCTTTTGAAAGATTTTGGTCTAAACTTTTTTAGAggatctgaattttactgttcaaatttgagcaacctgaatttccgaaCCTACATTTTTGGATCagaaattttatttttttacattgaaataaattcatatttttaattttaaagaggtgaattcaaaaccaacaattgaattttaaatttcaatattaggTATTGGATGCTTTTTTGAATTCAGAACATGATGTCACTGACGatgtctctgttctcctctctcctctctctgtgtgaaaataacatctacttaagtacagtaacaaagtatttgtacttcaaCTGTACTTAAGTAACTGTAACTGGCTGGTTAGCAATGTCCCAGGATCAGAAGGAAGTGAGGTAACACTGTCCCAGGATCAGAAGGAAGTGAGGTAACACTGTCCCAGGATCAGAAGGAAGTGAGGTAACACTGTCCCAGGATCAGAAGGAAGTGAGGTAACACTGTACCAGGATCAGAAGGAAGTGAGGTAACACTGTACCAGGATCAGAAGTAAGTGAGGTAACACTGTCCCAGGATCAGAAGGAAGTGAGGTAACACTGTCCCAGAATCAGAAGGAAGTGAGGTAACACTGTCCCAGAATCAGAAGGAAGTGAGGTAACACTGTACCAGGATCAGAAGGAAGTGAGAACACTGTACCAGGATCAGAAGGAAGTGAGGTAACACTGTACCAGGATCAAAAGGAAGTGAGGTAACACTGTACCAGGATCAGAAGGAAGTGAGGTAACACTGTACCAGGATCAGAAGGAAGTGAGGTAGCACTGTCCGTGGATCACAAGGAAGTGAGGTGAGATTATACACAAAGGAGCTTTGATCAGCTCCATGGAGTTCCTGTCCTGTCATGTCTAAGTGGCCCGTGtatcctctctcaccctgaccctgtgtgtgtgtgtgcttgtctcacCAGCGTGGCCACTGGGCGGGTCCTCATGTCCACCAGCCCCCCTGGAGGCGGCTGCTTCCCAGGGAAGTTGTTATAGTATGGCACCTCGGGGGGCTGGGGCACCTCGGGGGGCtgggccccctcctcctcctcctcctcccaagcGGAGCCGTCGAACGGGGCCATCCGGTCGTGGGGAGTCACTAGTTTAGGGGGGTTCTTCAGGTACTGTTTGAAGCGCAGTTCGAAGGCCTGGCCGATGGTGCTAATAACCTCCTGGGCCAAGCCCTCGGGACACTCCAGGATGTGACATGCTGGGGGACAGGAAGTaggaagtggagaggaggatagacaACAGGGAGTGTTGAAAGTTGGAACCCCACTTTTACACCTTTTGGAAAATATTAGAAAACGACTTAAATGATAAACACAGTGAcgaagagagaatgaaaggctgTTGAATGTCACCTCTCTGGTTGACAGGATCCTTGGCCACGTATGCTACGTACTCTGCTGTgtcctgagggagggggaggagagagggaggagacagaggaggggaggagacagaggagggggaggagagagagggaggagacagaggaggggaggagacagaggagggggaggagagagggaggagagagggaggaggaggaggggaggagacagaggaggggaggaggaggagagagaggagagagggaggaggaggagagagaggaggagggggaggagagagggaggaaggggaggagagagggaggagggggagcagggagggaggagggggattagacagggaggagggggaggagagaggaaggagggggaggagagaggaaggagggggaggagagaggaaggagggggatgagatagggaggagggggaggagagagggaggagggggatgagacagggaggagggggaggagagggaggaggggaggagagggaggagagagggaggaggggaggagagagggaggagggggaggagagagggaggaggggaggagagagggaggaaagtccCCGGGAGTGGACACATGATGAAGGATGAAGGGAAAGGAGGTTGAAGTTgaaagggtgggggaggagaagaggaggaaggcgtTTAGTCAGAGGTCACATCAGCCCATGATGAACgatgagaggaaggaaagggagagctGGGGAGGGGAACAAGCCAGGGATAGATGTGCTCACTCTGATAAGCACTGATAATGACAGGCTGAAGGACAGatcaggcagggaggagagagggcggacCCAACACAGAGGCATTTTGATggatgacagagagacggaaagacagagagacagagagagagagaaagagaaggagggagagacacgagTTGTGTTGTGGGTGACTCACAGGGTCTCCTCCAGAGGCAAAAGATATGGACTGCATGTGATGATTGGCGATGAtctgtggagagaggaagagcgaaaggatgagagagagagaggatgagagagagagaggatgagagagagagagagagagagagagagagagagagagaggatgagatagagagagagagagagaggatgagagagagagagaggatgagagagagaggatgagagagagagagagagagagagagagagagagaggatgagagaggtgtcagcatgtgagagagaggatggatagCAGAgttgagatggagggaggaggagagaccagacacagagtGAGTTAACACACTGTTCTCCCTGCTGGGCAGCAGAGTTAAGCAGCTTGGACTTCCTCCACTGACAAAAAAACTACTAATAAGGGCAGCTGTAACACCAGTTTAGGAGTCTGCAATAACAAGCCAGGTTCAGATCGATAACATTAGCATTTGTTCAGGCTacttgcactgtgtgtgtgtgtgtaaacagtgtgtttgtgtgtgtttatcttccCACAGTAATCAGTAGGCAATTAAGGTCAACTGGCTAAAGgacgatatatgcttctgcgtttttcgaaaaacagacacatgggaacgccctcgtctccgtggaacgccctctacgagctctccgtcagccctcggagagccccggagagctcgacgtgcacctcctgaattttctaactatccgtcgtaatttcggagagcgacggagagctacggagacccccttggctgtgattggtcagtattaagaaccgcttgcgtcaggggcgggggcggggttgccgtgataaacaggactaacagaatcctttgaccgccattgctgtaagttttcacaattcatatttcagctaaacagtacatgtaaatcagcatctgaattaaaatgtgacgagaaatgggctgtgtagttgctgaaaatgtgcatattttattgatgaaacggctaatttgtaaatttgctccgacttctcgataacctaggtaaataaacactccacgacgacttacaaaaaaccgttgcgccacctactcttctggcggtgaattgttttcagcacccacagcctacggagaaccataaacgaagtctatccgtccgtatccgtgcgtatccgtgcgcccgcccatccgtaaacggagacgcagaagcatatttcggccttaactGGGGGGACCGGAGCTCTGAGGGGTCGTGTCTGAGCGCGTGCAGAGCCCCAGGTGCTGTCTGAGCACGTGCAGAGCCCCAGGTGCTGTCTGAGCGAGTGCAGAGCCCCAGGTGCTGTCTGAGCGCGTGCACAGCCCCAGGTGCTGTCTGAGCGCATGCTGTTTCCTACCTGTTTGCAGTCGGACGCCAGCAGGTTGAGGCTGCTGGTTGACACTGTCAGGGTGATGGTCATGCCTGCAAACTGGAGGTTACTCTTCCCTAGGATGGATGACAGGCAGCGAGGAGAGGGCtggacaagagacagagagagagagagacagagagagagagagagagagagagagagagagagagagagagagagagagagagagagagagagagagagggagagggagagggagagggagagggagagacgaggtgtgtgagacagaatggttggcgtgtgtttgtgtgtgctgcagtagaaacgtgtgtgggtgttgtggaTGAATGtctgggctgtgtgggtgtgggacaGCTGCAGGGAGAAACTGATCCAGTCCGACCAGGCTGCACCAACCATGACCAACTCCCCAGGAGCAGAGCCAACACTACCCACACTGGCATGGCTAGCACAGGGTCCTGCCAGCTCCCTCCTGCCAGctccctcctgcctgcctccccccccaccatccctcctactcccctccccctcctcctccccctccttgtcctcctcctccccccctcttcctcccctcccccccctcctcctcctcctccccctctgccctccccctcctcctcctgccctgccctcctccctttctcctcccctgccctcctctctttaAAACTGTGGAACCCTCCCAGCATCCATGCACAGAAACAGTACATTTTAACAAAAAGATAATTATACCAACAAACTTTCAAACTCCATCTGGAAAATGCCTGTAGCAGTGTATTCCAGTCAATAGTCTAGCCTGCTCCAGTCCAGATATGTCTGCCAAACCCAGGGTGGAAACAGCCTGCCAGGCTGGCTTTGACCACCTGCTTTATGGGGTGTCTGACACTCCTATTAACCAGATCCAAGTCAAACTCTGGCAGTCTGGAGTGGCAGctgtctgccctgccctgcctccacccccttctccacctcacctccaccccctcctccacccctcctgtctctgggAGAGACGGAtgtcgagagagacagagagtgtataTGTTGATTATGCTCATTACCTGAGAGCAGCTCACTGATCACAGTGTTTGGACAATCATCTgaagtgagtctgtgtgtgtgtgtgtgtgtgtgtgcgcgtgcttaCTGATCATCTAGAGTGGACCATCCAGCTAAATCTAGTTTCTCTCCAGTACCAAGAGCCCCTTCCACTGGCAGACACTTAACACATAAATCAAtaatgctgctgtgtgtgtgtgtgtgtgtgtgtgtgcagtgtgtgtgtgtgtgtgtgtgtgcagtgtgtgtgtgtgtgtgtgcagtgtgtgtgtgcgcgtgcgtgtgtgtgtgtgtgtgtgcgtgtgtgcgtactcTTTGTACCTTTCTCCTGCGTTGAGCTCCTTTAGCTCCaggcactgcatcacacaccacGGAGATGGCCTCtctgaaacaacacacacacacacacactcatcacctgGTCTGTGGAACATGCTCTCACATGAAAACACACCATTTCCTGGATTTCCCACTTGTGTAGCAGATTAGATACGATCTGGCATCATGTGACTACAGAGTTTATTGTCTCCGGGAAGAACACTTCTGAGCCACGGACACAAACATTGTTACGGAAACCAGACGGAAACCACCAAGATTCCAGAAGATTCTAATTTAGGGTCTGCGAGTGTAGCAGCTGGCTGCAGCAACACATGCTCcttaaacagagaaagagagagagggagagagagagtgcccagcagagggagctgttcctgtgtgtgcccagcagagggagctgttcctgtgtgtgcccagcagagggagctgttcctgtgtgtgcccagcagagggagctgttcctgtgtgtgcccagcagagggagctgttcctgtgtgtgcccagcagagggagctgttcctgtgtgtgcccagcagagggagctgttcctgtgtgtgcccagcagagggagctgtTCTGGGAACAGGCTTACCTGGTGACCTGAGTCCTGGTGCTGAAGTCCAGCGCCCTCATCGACTGCAGGACCTCCACGCAGCCCATGTActgcacaggaaacaggaaggagcACATGTTAACGAAGGAGGGCtgaggaatggagggggagggggcagactgAAGACAAtagatggcagagagagatgttcaatcaatgacagagacagagagacagagagacatagacagagagacagagagacatagacagagagacagagacatagagacagagggacatagacagagagacagagagacatagacagagagacagagacatagagacagagggacatagacagagagacagagagacagagagacatagacagagagacatagacagagagacagagagacatagagacatagacagagagacatacacagagagacagagagacatagacagagagacatagacagagagacatagacagagagacatagacagagagacagagagacatagacagagaaacagagagacatagacagagagacagagagacagagag harbors:
- the shc1 gene encoding SHC-transforming protein 1 isoform X2; translated protein: MNRLGGASRRARVEGGQLGGDEWTRHGSFVNKPTRGWLHSDSLVSTSGVSYTVRYMGCVEVLQSMRALDFSTRTQVTREAISVVCDAVPGAKGAQRRRKPSPRCLSSILGKSNLQFAGMTITLTVSTSSLNLLASDCKQIIANHHMQSISFASGGDPDTAEYVAYVAKDPVNQRACHILECPEGLAQEVISTIGQAFELRFKQYLKNPPKLVTPHDRMAPFDGSAWEEEEEEGAQPPEVPQPPEVPYYNNFPGKQPPPGGLVDMRTRPVATLPYGQPGQNDIHKQPLPPLPVGAKEGGRDLFDDPSYVNVDKPRPLAAAANGNAHRDAFDMKPFDDALGVAGPGAPAAGCVAGCVSAAPPLVEQLQYEAWFHGSLSRRQAERLLGRDGDFLVRESGTTPGQYVLTGQQGGQPKHLLLVDPEGVVRTKDHRFESVSHLISYHMDNRLPIVSAGSEVCLQQPVEHRA
- the lenep gene encoding lens epithelial cell protein LEP503, which produces MHPQRPLPQAMPSSFGQNLRDMAMGLGRGKNFLGGNIAYGFIQSFKECLYFLLCCWCIKEILD
- the shc1 gene encoding SHC-transforming protein 1 isoform X1, translating into MAFVPQTKYTHFRSESLSSTEDPTSPLTPPGLPSSLSSSSLTPILPPSSPRPTEDSPTTLCSFFPSMGALRLGVSATLLPGLKASSRPQQAQPSVLTPRGERSWSSSPPPLPSLIPPSPPPRPPLQDMNRLGGASRRARVEGGQLGGDEWTRHGSFVNKPTRGWLHSDSLVSTSGVSYTVRYMGCVEVLQSMRALDFSTRTQVTREAISVVCDAVPGAKGAQRRRKPSPRCLSSILGKSNLQFAGMTITLTVSTSSLNLLASDCKQIIANHHMQSISFASGGDPDTAEYVAYVAKDPVNQRACHILECPEGLAQEVISTIGQAFELRFKQYLKNPPKLVTPHDRMAPFDGSAWEEEEEEGAQPPEVPQPPEVPYYNNFPGKQPPPGGLVDMRTRPVATLPYGQPGQNDIHKQPLPPLPVGAKEGGRDLFDDPSYVNVDKPRPLAAAANGNAHRDAFDMKPFDDALGVAGPGAPAAGCVAGCVSAAPPLVEQLQYEAWFHGSLSRRQAERLLGRDGDFLVRESGTTPGQYVLTGQQGGQPKHLLLVDPEGVVRTKDHRFESVSHLISYHMDNRLPIVSAGSEVCLQQPVEHRA